From one Macaca nemestrina isolate mMacNem1 chromosome 3, mMacNem.hap1, whole genome shotgun sequence genomic stretch:
- the LOC105466667 gene encoding histone deacetylase complex subunit SAP30 isoform X1 — translation MNGFTPDEMSRGGDAAAAVAAVVAAAAAAASAGNGTGAGAGAEVPGAGTVSVAGPPGAAGPGPGQLCCLREDGERCGRAAGNASFSKRIQKSISQKKVKIELDKSARHLYICDYHKNLIQSVRNRRKRKGSDDDGGDSPVQDIDTPEVDLYQLQVNTLRRYKRHFKLPTRPGLNKAQLVEIVGCHFRSIPVNEKDTLTYFIYSVKNDKNKSDVKVDSGVH, via the exons ATGAACGGCTTCACGCCTGACGAGATGAGCCGCGGCGGAGATGCGGCCGCTGCAGTGGCCGCCGTAGTCGctgccgcggccgccgccgcctccgcGGGGAACGGGACTGGCGCGGGCGCCGGGGCTGAAGTGCCGGGCGCGGGGACGGTCTCAGTGGCTGGGCCCCCGGGGGCGGCCGGGCCGGGCCCAGGGCAACTGTGCTGCCTGCGGGAGGATGGTGAGCGCTGCGGCCGGGCGGCAGGCAACGCCAGCTTCAGCAAGAGGATCCAGAAGAGCATCTCCCAGAAGAAGGTGAAGATCGAGCTGGATAAGAGC GCAAGGCATCTTTACATATGTGATTATCATAAAAACTTAATTCAGAGTGTTCgaaacagaagaaagagaaaagggagtgATGATGATGGAGGTGATTCACCTGTTCAAGATATTGATACCCCAGAG GTTGATTTATACCAATTACAAGTAAATACACTTAGGAGATATAAAAGACACTTCAAGCTACCAACCAGACCAGGACTTAATAAAGCACAGCTTGTTGAg atagTTGGTTGCCACTTTAGGTCTATTCCAGTGAATGAAAAAGACACCTTAACATATTTCATCTACTCAGTGAAGAATGACAAGAACAAATCAGATGTCAAGGTTGATAGTGGTGTTCACTAG
- the LOC105466667 gene encoding histone deacetylase complex subunit SAP30 isoform X2 produces MNGFTPDEMSRGGDAAAAVAAVVAAAAAAASAGNGTGAGAGAEVPGAGTVSVAGPPGAAGPGPGQLCCLREDGERCGRAAGNASFSKRIQKSISQKKVKIELDKSARHLYICDYHKNLIQSVRNRRKRKGSDDDGGDSPVQDIDTPEVDLYQLQVNTLRRYKRHFKLPTRPGLNKAQLVELLRRID; encoded by the exons ATGAACGGCTTCACGCCTGACGAGATGAGCCGCGGCGGAGATGCGGCCGCTGCAGTGGCCGCCGTAGTCGctgccgcggccgccgccgcctccgcGGGGAACGGGACTGGCGCGGGCGCCGGGGCTGAAGTGCCGGGCGCGGGGACGGTCTCAGTGGCTGGGCCCCCGGGGGCGGCCGGGCCGGGCCCAGGGCAACTGTGCTGCCTGCGGGAGGATGGTGAGCGCTGCGGCCGGGCGGCAGGCAACGCCAGCTTCAGCAAGAGGATCCAGAAGAGCATCTCCCAGAAGAAGGTGAAGATCGAGCTGGATAAGAGC GCAAGGCATCTTTACATATGTGATTATCATAAAAACTTAATTCAGAGTGTTCgaaacagaagaaagagaaaagggagtgATGATGATGGAGGTGATTCACCTGTTCAAGATATTGATACCCCAGAG GTTGATTTATACCAATTACAAGTAAATACACTTAGGAGATATAAAAGACACTTCAAGCTACCAACCAGACCAGGACTTAATAAAGCACAGCTTGTTGAg ctactcaggaggattgaTTAA